The nucleotide window AGTCGGGTTGATCATGGGAATGCCCTCGTGGGCCTTTTATCTGCTGCTGATTGGTGCGGTCTTGTTTTTTGTCGAATGGGTTTATCTGTTTAAAACGGATTTGGCCTTGTATGACGAAGATCTTGAAGGAATCAAAGCTGCGCTTGAAAAAACCATTGCAGAAGAAACAATCGCTGGAAAAACCATAACGGAGGAAAATTAAATGGTAGCCGTCATTATTATTACCGGGCTTTGTCTGGTATCCGTCTATATCAGTTATGTGGCATTTCGCAAGGGATTTACAAAAAGTGCAGATGATTATTTTGTAGCAGGGTCAAGTCTTGGTTATTTTGTGCTTGTTTTCAGCCTTCTGGCATCTTTTTTAAGTGCCTTTTCCATGTTCGGAATGTCAAGCTTTGGATACCGCCTGGGATTTGGCTCTTTATATGTTTTGACAGCCAACCTGGTTCCTTTGGGGTTCTTATGGTATTTCATTCACAAAAAAACATTTCTTCTGGGAAGGGCCCGAAAGTGGATGACCATGGGCGCGCCATTTGGTGAACGATACGGCACTCCCATGAGAATTGTTCTGGTACTTGTTGTCCTTGTGGCATCCGTTCCCTATATTGTCGCCCAGATCCAGGGAATAGGGGTCATGCTGGAGGCCATGAGCGAGGGCATCATCTCTTTTCATGCGGGTCTGTTTTTTGTTCCCTTTTTTATAGCATTATATCTGATGATGGGCGGAATGAAAGGGGCGGCCTGGGTCAACGCCATCCAGGGGGTCTTTTTTTCCATCATGGTGTTTGTCCTTTTCTTTTTTGTCATGATGAAAAACGGCGGGTTTGTTCCGACCATGGAGCTGGTCATGGCAAAACATCCCAACCTTTTCCAGATTGGCTGGGCAGGAGGCAAAGTCTGGAGCTATCCCATGATTTTTGGAATGGCAGCAGCCATGTGTCTGGGGTGTGTCTGTTTTCCGCAACCTTTTATGCATGCCTATTCAAGCCGGTCTGCAAGGGGCTTGAAAGCCATGTTCCTTTCATTTGGCGGCATTTGTCTGTTCATCATTACCATGCCCACATTGATCGGTATTGCCGGCAATGCCATTGTTCCCGGACTTAAAGGGGTTGAAGCCGATAAAATTTACGGTCTTGTTGCCGCAGCCACCATGCCGGACTGGCTGGCGGCATTTGCTGTGGCAGGCGGTTTTACAGCTGCCATGTCAACGGTGAACGGTCTTGTTTTCGGAAACGCTGCAAATTTATCTGTGGATGTTATTAAAATAATGAGGCCGGAAACCAAACCATCCGAACTGATTACCATTGCCAGGGTTTTTGTGGCGATTATCATGGCCATATGCGTGTTTATCGCCTGGAATCCCAATACCCCCGTGGCTGAACTGTCCATCATTGCTTTTGGTACGGTAGCGGTAACCTTTTTTGCTCTGTGGGGTGCTTACTATTGGAAAAGAGCAACCGCAACGGGCGCTATTTTATCCATCCTTGTCGGGGTCTGTTTAAACATAACCTTCTTTTTTGTCGGCGGTAAAGCCATGGTTCTTTTCCCTCAAAAATCACTGTTTCAGCTGAACGGATTTCTTGCTTCGTTTATTATCGCAGGAATTGTTTTCTTTGTGGGATCTTACCTGACAACTCCGGGCAAAACCGAACAAAAAAGTCTTAAATTGTTTTTTCACCCGGTTTTAAACAAATAATTGCCAAGGGCAGGCTTGATTTTTTATCCGGTTTGCCCGCAACAAATAATGAAAGTCTCTGTATGGATTGTTTAAGGCTTTCTGATAAAAAAATACATAAGGAGAATATCGAATATGAAACCTGATATTATTGAATCTGAATATTTTAATGCAGCAGATTATTTTGTAGACAGAAATGTCCGTGAAGGAAGAGAAGATAAAGTGGCCATTCTGTGCGAAGACCGCCAGATGACATATGGAACGCTTGCCAAAGAAGCTAACCGGTTCGGCAATGCCCTTTTATCATCAGGCGTCAGGATGGAAGACCGGGTTGCGCTGCTCCTGCTGGATATGGAGCTTTATCCTGTTGCGTTTTTTGGGGGCATTAAATCCGGTGCCGTGCCCATCTGTTTGAATACTCTTATGCGGCCAAAAGATTATCTTTACTTTTTAAATGACAGCCGGGCCAGGGTTTTGGTGGTTGATGAGAGCCTGTATTTTAATATTGAAGAGATTAAAAGTGAATTAAAATTTCTGGAACGGGTTGTTATGGTCAACAGCAGCCAGGCCAGGCCGGATACCATGACATATGAGGATTTTGTCAACGGTCAGCCAGAGACTCTTGAGACAGCCCCGACCGGTCCTGATGATTCCTGCTTTTGGCTGTACAGTTCCGGGTCAACCGGGAAACCCAAGGGAACCGTTCATTTGCAGCATGATATGCGGTTCAGCGTTGAAACTTATGGCAAGCAGGTACTTAAAGTCAGGGAAGATGATATTTGCTTTTCAGCAGCCAAATTGTTTTTTGCCTATGGTCTGGGTAACGGCACCTATTTTCCTTTCAGTGTCGGTGCCACAAGCGTATTAATGCCGGAACGTCCGACACCGGATTCTGTTTATAAGACCATTGCCCAACACAAGCCGACCTTGTTTTTTGGTGTTCCAACTTTGTATGGTTCCATGCTGGCTTCGGAAGAGGGGGAAATGGACGGGGTAAGGCTTTGTGTATCCGCAGGCGAAGCACTGCCTGCCGATATTTTTCATCGCTGGAAAAAACGGTTTAACCTGGATATCCTTGATGGAATAGGTTCAACGGAAATTGCCCACATCTATATCTCCAACCGGGTGGAGGATATCCGTCCGGGAAGCACAGGACAGATTGTGCCCGGTTATGAGGCAAAAATAGTGGACAATGATTGTAATGAAGTGGAGCAAGGAGAGATCGGAACCGTTTGGATCAAAGGCGACAGCACGGCTGCCTATTATTGGAACCGGCATGAAAAAACCAAAGAAGCCATGTTGGGCGA belongs to Desulfobacula toluolica Tol2 and includes:
- a CDS encoding DUF997 family protein, with the protein product MASNVNKKKNTVFLILFLVLTVFCWCPIGYGSYGEVGLIMGMPSWAFYLLLIGAVLFFVEWVYLFKTDLALYDEDLEGIKAALEKTIAEETIAGKTITEEN
- a CDS encoding sodium:solute symporter family protein is translated as MVAVIIITGLCLVSVYISYVAFRKGFTKSADDYFVAGSSLGYFVLVFSLLASFLSAFSMFGMSSFGYRLGFGSLYVLTANLVPLGFLWYFIHKKTFLLGRARKWMTMGAPFGERYGTPMRIVLVLVVLVASVPYIVAQIQGIGVMLEAMSEGIISFHAGLFFVPFFIALYLMMGGMKGAAWVNAIQGVFFSIMVFVLFFFVMMKNGGFVPTMELVMAKHPNLFQIGWAGGKVWSYPMIFGMAAAMCLGCVCFPQPFMHAYSSRSARGLKAMFLSFGGICLFIITMPTLIGIAGNAIVPGLKGVEADKIYGLVAAATMPDWLAAFAVAGGFTAAMSTVNGLVFGNAANLSVDVIKIMRPETKPSELITIARVFVAIIMAICVFIAWNPNTPVAELSIIAFGTVAVTFFALWGAYYWKRATATGAILSILVGVCLNITFFFVGGKAMVLFPQKSLFQLNGFLASFIIAGIVFFVGSYLTTPGKTEQKSLKLFFHPVLNK
- a CDS encoding benzoate-CoA ligase family protein, with the protein product MKPDIIESEYFNAADYFVDRNVREGREDKVAILCEDRQMTYGTLAKEANRFGNALLSSGVRMEDRVALLLLDMELYPVAFFGGIKSGAVPICLNTLMRPKDYLYFLNDSRARVLVVDESLYFNIEEIKSELKFLERVVMVNSSQARPDTMTYEDFVNGQPETLETAPTGPDDSCFWLYSSGSTGKPKGTVHLQHDMRFSVETYGKQVLKVREDDICFSAAKLFFAYGLGNGTYFPFSVGATSVLMPERPTPDSVYKTIAQHKPTLFFGVPTLYGSMLASEEGEMDGVRLCVSAGEALPADIFHRWKKRFNLDILDGIGSTEIAHIYISNRVEDIRPGSTGQIVPGYEAKIVDNDCNEVEQGEIGTVWIKGDSTAAYYWNRHEKTKEAMLGEWFNTDDKFFVDEDGFFFYVGRSNDMLKVGGIWVSPVEVEACLIGHPSVLECAVVPSRDEENLVKPCAYVVLNKGISASEELEKEIKAYVKNELAHYKFPRWIHFVEDLPKTATGKVKRFELKNQEDQKVLSN